The following are from one region of the Trichoderma breve strain T069 chromosome 5, whole genome shotgun sequence genome:
- a CDS encoding eukaryotic-type carbonic anhydrase domain-containing protein, with amino-acid sequence MTRFAQFAAVALSLAAPALASCDYGTHLNPRSESVPISTFGYTGLTGPLNWFGLNETANKLCATGKNQSPINLDSSITTAHGSSVTFKVDAYPHGAEFENLGTTVEVPVNGSLVADGKSYKLAQFHFHTPSEHRVDLEYFPMEAHFVFSAADKSTAVVGFLINLGLIPDPLLTSVFASVGMIATPGSTTTTGPLVFGPLENHLHSNTIFKYSGSLTTPPCSEGVSWYISTKPLTIDEITYQRVRDVVKFNSRYTQNSLGEINLLQNAANEL; translated from the exons ATGACTCGCTTTGCCCAATTCGCAGCCGTTGCGCTCTCTCTCGCCGCTCCGGCGCTGGCGTCGTGCGACTACGGAACCCATCTTAACCCCCGAAGCGAATCCGTCCCCATCAGCACCTTTGGCTACACCGGACTCACTGGACCTTTGAACTGGTTCGGCCTCAACGAGACGGCCAACAAGCTATGCGCCACGGGCAAGAACCAGTCGCCCATCAACTTGGATTCGTCCATCACCACGGCCCACGGAAGCTCTGTCACCTTCAAGGTTGACGCTTATCCCCATGGTGCCGAGTTTGAGAACCTCGGCACTACCGTCGAGGTGCCCGTCAATGGCTCGCTCGTGGCCGATGGCAAGTCGTATAAGTTGGCTCAGTTCCACTTCCACACTCCCAGTGAGCATCGTGTGGATCTTGAGTACTTTCCCATGGAGGCACACTTTGTCTTTTCAGCTGCAG ACAAGTCCACCGCTGTTGTCGGTTTCTTGATCAACCTTGGACTCATTCCTGATCCTCTTCTGACATCGGTTTTCGCCTCCGTCGGCATGATTGCAACTCCTGGTTCGACCACCACCACAGGTCCTCTTGTATTTGGTCCTCTTGAGAACCACCTCCACTCcaacaccatcttcaa GTACTCTGGCTCTCTGACCACCCCTCCCTGCTCCGAGGGCGTCTCATGGTACATCAGCACCAAGCCCCTGACGATTGACGAAATCACCTATCAGCGCGTCAGGGATGTGGTCAAGTTCAACTCTCGTTACACACAGAACTCACTTGGCGAGATCAATCTGCTCCAGAACGCTGCCAATGAGCTCTGA
- a CDS encoding bladder cancer-related protein BC10 domain-containing protein, which translates to MFCLRSWLPLLFIPTNASPAFILLFFICTYFLNRPCVYCSVLLLILFLTSCNWSDRCFFDLSSNWFLPRPSSLQLPVDDQDSHALALAFNDTLVDMVNSTAKAAARAAAEEIAVLRNEWTGLGVEWLRNLLGKREWRIDCMDIYIRL; encoded by the exons ATGTTCTGTCTCCGAAG cTGGCTCccgctcctcttcatcccgACAAACGCCTCGCCcgccttcatcctcctcttcttcatctgcaccTACTTCCTCAACCGCCCCTGCGTCTACTGCtccgtcctcctcctcatcctcttcctcaccTCGTGCAACTGGTCCGACCGCTGCTTCTTCGACCTCAGCAGCAACTGGTTCCTCCCTCGACCTTCCTCTCTCCAGCTACCCGTCGACGACCAAGACTCGCacgccctcgccctcgccttcAACGACACCCTCGTCGACATGGTAAATTCCACAGCTAAAGCCGCTGCTCGCGCTGCTGCGGAGGAGATCGCCGTGCTGCGCAACGAGTGGACTGGCTTGGGGGTCGAGTGGCTGCGTAACTTGCTGGGCAAGCGGGAGTGGAGGATCGACTGCATGGATATTTACATCAGGTTGTAA
- a CDS encoding PAP2 superfamily domain-containing protein, giving the protein MGLFKNVIEPASIALAFTAGTLINRRRLKPQRYQRDLESIPDYISAEKKTDDASASHRKGGGSSNKGSSNSLVFRVLSWIYGTFPFLSEIWYWLLTYWVYQLSRAFTARAIAPYPQIYLVAKQHALQLLAIEEFLHIDFEQAFQEYILTKHAYIMPLLRHIYHSHIIIGVVFIVYIYTFLPPPLFRRIRRTIAMDNFIAFIIISLWRCYPPRMLPPEYGFIDILHEGKTGSVWTHNRFRLTIAAMPSLHFGTSVLFAVCLARFSPHMVMRVLAPLWPVAMFVTVVATANHFVLDIVVGAIIPLLGWRWNRAILVLEGVQEWVFSPVIERMDWSFGGESRREVER; this is encoded by the exons ATGGGACTATTCAAGAATGTCATTGAACCAGCGT CAATCGCACTCGCCTTCACAGCCGGAACGCTCATAAACCGCCGCCGACTCAAGCCTCAACGATACCAACGTGATCTAGAATCCATACCTGACTACATTTccgccgagaagaagactgACGATGCGTCAGCTTCACATCGAAAGggaggaggcagcagcaataaGGGTAGCTCGAACTCGCTCGTGTTTAGGGTGTTGTCGTGGATTTATGGGACGTTTCCGTTTTTGAGCGAGATATGGTACTGGCTACTTACATATTG GGTATATCAGCTTAGTCGTGCTTTTACGGCGCGGGCTATTGCGCCGTATCCGCAGATTTATCTTGTTGCGAAACAGCATGCCTTGCAGTTGCTTGCGATTGAGGAGTTTCTGCATATCGACTTTGAGCAGGCCTTTCAAGAGTATATTCTTACGAAGCATGCTTATATCATGCCCCTCCTGAGACACATTTATCATTCGcacatcatcattggcgtGGTTTTCATTGTCTACATTTACACTTTCCTGCCGCCTCCGCTGTTCAGACGAATACGCCGAACAATCGCCATGGACAATTTCATCgcctttattattatttctcTCTGGCGGTGTTATCCTCCGCGAATGCTTCCGCCGGAATATGGCTTCATAGATATCCTTCACGAAGGAAAAACTGGCTCCGTATGGACGCACAACCGATTCCGACTGACGATTGCCGCGATGCCGAGCTTACACTTCGGAACATCAGTGTTGTTTGCTGTGTGTTTGGCGAGATTCAGTCCGCATATGGTGATGCGTGTTTTGGCGCCACTGTGGCCGGTGGCAATGTTTGTGACGGTTGTTGCGACGGCGAATCATTTTGTGCTGGATATTGTTGTTGGCGCGATTATACCGCTGCTGGGGTGGCGGTGGAATAGGGCGATTTTGGTGTTGGAGGGGGTGCAGGAGTGGGTGTTTTCGCCGGTGATTGAGAGGATGGATTGGAGTTTTGGGGGTGAGAGTCGTAGAGAGGTAGAGAGGTGA
- a CDS encoding PAN domain-containing protein codes for MKAFAVGVLTLALAARADTSPPQCGVAGDGDDFYTSSTVSNILECQYRCKSDAKCLSSEYRPSNGRCWLYALPVAEAKTRNNTSGTWIFNDRDCLAAPPVPQCNIPGDGSDYYASPTVNSLDQCQTACKNDAKCLSSEYRPSNSRCWLYAGPVSQAKTKNDTTGTYFFYDRDCPVDPQCNVPGDGSSYYSSTTVKTMGDCQNTCSSDPKCLSSEFKPSNGGCWLYSEPVSTAKTKNDTTGTYFFNDRDCPVVSTDPECNIPGDGSSYYTSSTVNTVGDCQNTCTKDPKCLSSEYRPSNGRCWLYAEPVATAKTKNDTTGTYFFYDRNCPVLPPVVQCKVPGDGSSYYKSLTVTGGVSDCQSACKNDDKCSSSEYKPSTGRCWLYERPVAIAKTKNDTTGTYFFYDRECPLPICGENRDGSSFYTSSKESSLKSCQSTCIKDTKCLSFEYKPDNGNCWLFAKSAAESSTPSAATWVFYDRDCVLPN; via the coding sequence ATGAAAGCATTTGCCGTTGGTGTACTCACCTTggctcttgctgctcgcGCTGATACCTCACCGCCCCAATGCGGAGTGGcaggcgatggagatgatttcTATACTTCATCAACAGTGAGCAACATCCTCGAGTGTCAGTACCGCTGCAAGAGCGATGCCAAGTGCCTTTCATCTGAATACCGACCCTCCAACGGCCGCTGCTGGCTGTATGCTTTGCCTGTGGCAGAGGCAAAGACGAGAAACAACACCTCCGGGACCTGGATCTTCAACGATCGAGACTGCCTGGCCGCACCACCGGTCCCGCAATGCAACATCCCAGGCGATGGGTCGGATTATTATGCATCGCCCACTGTGAATTCCTTGGATCAATGCCAAACTGCGTGCAAGAACGATGCCAAGTGCCTCTCATCGGAATACCGACCCTCTAACAGTCGCTGCTGGCTGTATGCCGGGCCTGTATCAcaggcaaagacaaagaacgACACTACAGGAACCTACTTTTTCTATGACCGCGATTGTCCAGTCGATCCGCAGTGCAACGTTCCAGGCGATGGATCATCCTACTACAGCTCAACGACGGTGAAGACCATGGGTGACTGCCAGAACACTTGCAGCAGCGATCCAAAATGTCTCTCTTCCGAGTTCAAACCTTCCAACGGTGGCTGTTGGCTATATTCAGAGCCTGTGTCAAcagcaaagacgaaaaaCGATACTACAGGAACATACTTTTTCAACGACCGCGATTGTCCCGTTGTATCTACCGATCCTGAATGCAATATACCTGGTGATGGATCGTCTTACTACACATCATCAACTGTCAACACCGTTGGTGATTGCCAAAATACTTGCACCAAAGACCCAAAGTGTCTCTCATCCGAATACCGACCTTCCAATGGCAGATGCTGGCTGTACGCAGAGCCTGTAGCAACTGCAAAGACCAAAAACGACACCACAGGAACATATTTCTTTTATGATCGCAATTGCCCTGTTTTACCTCCCGTTGTGCAATGCAAGGTACCTGGCGATGGATCGTCATACTACAAATCATTGACTGTCACGGGCGGCGTATCGGACTGCCAGTCTGCCTGCAAAAATGACGATAAATGTTCTTCGTCAGAGTATAAGCCTTCTACCGGTAGATGCTGGCTATACGAGAGGCCTGTAGCCatagcaaagacaaaaaacGACACTACGGGAACCTATTTCTTTTATGATCGAGAATGCCCTCTCCCTATTTGTGGAGAGAACCGCGATGGATCGAGTTTCTACACATCAAGCAAAGAGAGCAGTCTTAAGTCCTGTCAGTCTACTTGTATTAAAGATACCAAGTGTCTTTCATTCGAGTACAAACCAGATAATGGCAACTGTTGGCTCTTTGCCAAGTCCGCAGCAGAGTCAAGCACTCCAAGTGCCGCAACCTGGGTCTTTTACGACCGCGACTGCGTCCTCCCTAACTAA
- a CDS encoding ankyrin repeats (3 copies) domain-containing protein, producing MAASGTHLHRDYTIGWVCALRKEQTAATAMLDTIHDDLPNPPSDPNAYTLGSVGKHNIVIACLPEGRYGNNAATTTVTWMVSTFPSVRFGLMVGIGGGIPSNGVRLGDVVVSKPDSCFPGVIQWDRGKIERGGTIEHTGSLNNPPTALLTSLAKLGTKRELEGSKIPIYLAAMGEKWPNLAAKYTRLESLRDVLFADDCPHVEGPPIEDSTKGAHIDDPETEGDEDEDTRDCRFCDITQARKRKLRATRIHYGLIASGNMVVKDAQFRNWLNEKFSSKILCVEMEAAGLMNDFPCLVIRGICDYADSHKNKAWQEYAAAVAAAFAKELLMVVPAHAVEQMDNIASNVSGIRSDLTLAVECLVESRAHRNDQNDVKTLEWLSSLDYGAEHSDTLKRWQPGTGQWFLNSAEFREFIETKKQMIFCSGIPGSGKTVMAAAVIDYLHKQFNKNSRVGIAYFYFNFKKSDEQTPEAVFSSLLKQLVRQQPYLSENVKLLYETHTKNETRPSLMEILQAFQEAVETYLAVFIVIDAIDECATLDDSPNLKLFTTSRHIPEISDRFQSALHLEVGATESDIRRYIDSRLAKLPRTSFISQNKSLQEEIKIRINAVVSKMFLLAQLHFDRLTECMTPKAVMKALKSLPTGSDAYDYAYSAAMDRINQQVSGRSELAIKALSWITHARRPLSVFELQHALGVEVGENKFDEENVPQVEDIVSTAVGLVTIDEKSKIIRLVHYTAQEFFERTKEKWLPDAETYIADICSTYLSYSTFDKPCEPYQCKFRGRVKSYKLYMYALVNWRHHVTASKFSRNQVNFLKNTSSFYAYLQDYQSHVARHLPWPFRDFKYSTNLHFAAALGWNKIVTHLLRDFADADVRDDYNCTPFYMAASGGHSLVMETLLSFGQVDINVISSCSRYTPLICAAQGGHSEAVKLLLDTGNADINVQTTSFYSPFCWGPRSNVKCSNDTTWVYPKSRMVGWFEDILCPDPAIDSLKQFKIPSHLAADGRFDTNVRDESLRMLLMRAVSAGRKDVVRYLLNKRALVEFLINAENANIDITNEADKHGRDLLSLAVEWGNVDTAKFYLDTGKFDVNTRDHYGLTPLMLRTKNAIKGPEIIQLLLNTGNVDIDATDFEYGRTALLWAAYNGYLESFTALLQTGWFDINTRDVCGFTAFTIATNRQNTRIVEFLLDLDKVDLYTRDYKHKRTALMWAAHTGCSEVVALLLNSGKFDIGDVDANGLDAIEIAAKRGNRESIKLLKDERDAQIKQP from the exons ATGGCGGCATCTGGAACTCACTTACATCGAGACTACACCATTGGCTGGGTTTGCGCCCTGCGCAAGGAGCAAACTGCTGCAACCGCCATGCTGGACACAATACACGATGATCTGCCAAATCCGCCCAGCGATCCTAATGCATATACGCTAGGGTCTGTTGGGAAGCACAATATAGTGATTGCGTGCCTGCCAGAGGGTAGATACGGTAATAACGCTGCCACAACCACAGTGACATGGATGGTATCAACTTTTCCCTCTGTCAGATTTGGCCTGATGGTTGGAattggcggcggcatcccAAGCAATGGCGTCCGACTGGGAGACGTCGTCGTCAGCAAACCTGACAGTTGCTTTCCTGGAGTGATTCAATGGGACCGTGGCAAGATTGAGCGAGGCGGCACAATTGAGCATACCGGTTCGCTCAACAACCCTCCCACTGCACTGCTTACATCCCTTGCAAAATTGGGAACCAAAAGAGAATTGGAAGGATCCAAAATACCAATTTATCTTGCTGCCATGGGAGAAAAGTGGCCGAACTTGGCCGCAAAGTATACTCGATTGGAATCCTTACGCGATGTATTATTTGCAGACGACTGTCCTCACGTGGAAGGCCCTCCTATAGAAGATTCAACCAAAGGGGCTCATATTGACGATCCTGAAAcagagggagatgaagatgaggatacCAGAGACTGCAGATTTTGCGACATTACCCAAGCACGAAAGAGAAAACTAAGGGCTACACGTATCCATTATGGGCTCATCGCATCTGGCAACATGGTCGTCAAGGATGCTCAGTTCCGGAACTGGCTAAATGAGAAGTTCAGCAGCAAGATTCTCTGTGTCGAAATGGAGGCTGCAGGGTTAATGAACGACTTTCCCTGCCTTGTGATAAGAGGCATTTGTGATTATGCGGATTCACATAAAAACAAAGCTTGGCAAGAATATGctgctgccgttgctgcGGCTTTTGCAAAAGAGCTTCTGATGGTGGTCCCAGCACATGCTGTGGAGCAAATGGATAATATTGCATCGA ATGTATCAGGCATCAGAAGCGACTTAACACTTGCAGTAGAGTGCCTTGTGGAATCCAGGGCCCACAGAAATGACCAGAACGATGTCAAAACTCTTGAATGGCTCAGCTCCCTTGATTATGGAGCTGAACATTCCGATACTTTGAAACGATGGCAGCCTGGGACTGGCCAATGGTTTCTAAATTCTGCTGAGTTCAGAGAGTTTatagaaacaaaaaaacagaTGATCTTCTGTTCCGGTATACCTGGGTCAGGTAAAACTGTCATGGCCGCAGCAGTGATCGACTATTTGCACAAACAATTTAACAAGAACTCGAGAGTCGGTATCgcttatttttattttaatttcAAGAAATCCGACGAGCAAACCCCCGAGGCCGTCTTTTCGTCTCTGCTAAAGCAATTAGTTCGGCAGCAGCCTTATCTCTCCGAAAATGTGAAATTGCTTTATGAGACACATACGAAAAACGAAACGCGTCCATCGCTGATGGAGATTCTCCAGGCTTTTCAGGAGGCTGTTGAAACATACTTGGCAGTCTTTATCGTTATTGATGCAATCGACGAGTGTGCGACGTTAGATGACT CACCCAACCTGAAACTTTTTACAACGTCGAGACATATTCCTGAAATATCCGACAGATTCCAATCTGCTCTACACTTAGAAGTTGGAGCGACTGAATCGGACATTCGCAGATATATAGATAGCCGCCTGGCCAAGTTACCGCGAACATCATTTATCAGCCAAAACAAGAGTTTACAGGAGGAGATTAAAATAAGAATTAACGCTGTCGTCAGCAAAAT GTTTCTATTAGCACAACTTCATTTTGACAGGTTGACGGAGTGCATGACGCCAAAGGCGGTTATGAAAGCTCTAAAGAGTCTTCCTACTGGCTCCGACGCATATGATTATGCATACAGTGCCGCCATGGATCGCATTAACCAGCAAGTCTCAGGTCGAAGCGAATTGGCTATAAAAGCTCTCTCTTGGATCACGCACGCAAGGAGGCCACTTTCCGTCTTCGAGCTCCAGCATGCCCTTGGCGTAGAGGTTGGAGAGAATAAATTTGACGAAGAAAATGTTCCCCAGGTAGAAGACATTGTGTCAACTGCTGTTGGGCTGGTGACTATTGacgagaagagcaagattaTTCGACTGGTGCATTACACAGCGCAAGAGTTCTTCGAACGGACCAAAGAAAAATGGCTTCCGGATGCAGAGACCTATATTGCTGATATTTGCAGCACTTACCTCTCATATTCCACTTTCGATAAGCCATGCGAGCCGTACCAGTGCAAATTTCGAGGAAGGGTGAAATCATATAAACTATATATGTATGCCCTCGTGAATTGGCGGCACCATGTTACAGCCTCAAAGTTCAGCCGGAATCAAGTCAACTTTCTCAAAAATACATCCAGCTTTTACGCATATCTTCAGGACTATCAGTCACACGTGGCAAGACATCTACCATGGCCATTTCGTGATTTTAAATATAGTACCAATCTTCATTTTGCCGCAGCGCTAGGGTGGAATAAGATCGTTACACATTTGCTCAGAGACTTCGCCGATGCAGACGTACGGGACGACTACAACTGTACACCTTTCTATATGGCTGCTAGTGGTGGCCATTCTTTGGTTATGGAAACATTGCTAAGCTTTGGCCAAGTTGATATTAATGTTATATCGAGTTGCTCCAGATATACGCCACTCATATGTGCTGCCCAAGGTGGCCATTCTGAGGCTGTCAAGCTTCTGTTGGACACTG GAAATGCTGATATCAACGTCCAAACCACATCATTCTACTCTCCATTCTGTTGGGGTCCTCGCTCTAATGTCAAATGTTCAAATGATACAACCTGGGTGTATCCGAAAAGCAGGATGGTGGGGTGGTTTGAGGATATTTTATGTCCTGATCCTGCAATTGATTCACTGAAACAATTTAAAATACCGTCACATCTTGCAGCAGATGGAAGATTCGATACGAATGTTAGGGACGAAAGTCTCCGAATGCTGCTCATGCGTGCTGTATCAGCAGGGAGGAAAGATGTTGTCAGATATCTTCTAAACAAACGCGCACTTG TGGAGTTTCTCATCAATGCCGAAAACGCCAATATTGACATAACAAACGAAGCAG ATAAGCATGGTAGAGATTTATTGTCTCTTGCCGTCGAATGGGGGAACGTTGATACCGCCAAATTCTATCTCGATACAGGGAAGTTTGATGTCAATACTAGGGACCACTACGGCCTCACGCCACTTATGTTACGCACGAAAAATGCCATTAAAGGCCCTGAAATAATCCAGCTGTTGCTTAATACCGGTAATGTCGATATTGATGCTACCGACTTTGAGTATGGACGAACAGCGCTCTTGTGGGCAGCCTATAACGGGTATTTGGAATCTTTTACAGCCTTATTACAGACAGGCTGGTTTGATATTAACACGAGGGATGTGTGCGGCTTTACCGCATTTACAATTGCTACCAACCGACAAAACACACGTATCGTCGAATTCTTGCTGGATCTAGATAAGGTTGATCTCTATACAAGGGACTATAAGCACAAGAGAACGGCGCTTATGTGGGCAGCTCATACTGGCTGCAGCGAGGTTGTTGCCTTGCTATTGAACTCTGGCAAATTTGATATCGGCGATGTGGATGCAAATGGTCTCGACGCAATTGAGATTGCAGCTAAGCGAGGAAATCGAGAGAGTATCAAGTTACTCAAAGATGAGCGGGATGCTCAGATAAAACAGCCGTAG
- a CDS encoding cytochrome p450 domain-containing protein — translation MANTLIIQALIALVGFLVYHQVFRKPKKNLPPGPKGLPLIGNILDLPSKGTPDHVHWKSINDKYGPIASVTVLGQSMIFIADKEAAQEIMEKKSQTSSGRPVLQFANYCGFGDFISLHQLEKRFTSQRKVMHKAIGTKVLATKYAEIQEREAGRLLLRTLQDPQKIVKHFETEAGAIILKIVYGYTINPHGPDPLIGLIDRMMANFSRASVPFTRLVEFIPALKWLPDGFPGTGFKAEANQYGKEIRAVINEPYKFVRKQMIEHNIMGSYVAKLVQECIGDADEPSEADAYTIKWSAAALYGGGADTTVSTLIGFILAMTMFPEAQRKAQEEIDRVTGGTRIPVLADMDQMPYVAAMVSEALRWCPILPMGVPHAMSEDMTYKGYDLPKGAYIFPSIWSFTHDPAVYADPDTFAPGRFLAPRNEPDPRWTVFGFGRRVCPGRYLADSSLFLNLAYLVAVFDISKATDEHGNIIEPKLDFEAGIIAKPKPFPFKITPRSERHAELIRSIEKEHPWEESDASLLGELPPPSH, via the exons ATGGCGAACACGCTCATTATCCAGGCACTAATTGCTCTGGTGGGATTCCTTGTCTACCATCAAGTGTTTCGGAAACCTAAGAAGAATCTTCCCCCTGGGCCAAAAGGTCTCCCGTTGATCGGCAATATCCTCGATCTCCCTTCGAAAGGCACGCCAGATCATGTACATTGGAAATCAATCAACGATAAATATGGACCAATTGCTTCCGTCACTGTCCTGGGACAGTCCATGATCTTCATTGCCGACAAAGAGGCCGCACAAGAGATTATGGAAAAGAAGTCCCAGACATCTTCCGGCCGCCCTGTTCTTCAGTTTGCCAACTATTGTGGCTTTGGGGACTTTATCTCCCTGCATCAGTTGGAAAAGCGGTTTACTTCTCAGCGGAAAGTTATGCACAAGGCAATTGGCACAAAGGTCCTGGCGACGAAGTATGCGGAAATACAAGAACGAGAAGCTGgacggctgctgcttcgaACACTGCAGGATCCTCAGAAGATTGTTAAACACTTTGAAAC TGAAGCCGGCGCAATTATCCTCAAAATCGTATACGGCTATACCATAAATCCTCATGGACCCGACCCCTTAATTGGGCTGATTGACCGCATGATGGCCAACTTCTCCCGTGCTTCCGTTCCGTTTACAAGACTTGTCGAGTTTATACCTGCCCTGAAATGGCTTCCCGATGGCTTCCCTGGCACAGgcttcaaggctgaggctAATCAGTATGGCAAGGAGATTCGCGCCGTCATCAACGAACCTTATAAATTTGTACGCAAACAAATGATCGAGCATAATATTATGGGCTCATATGTCGCGAAGCTTGTTCAGGAGTGTATTGGTGATGCGGATGAGCCGAGCGAAGCTGACGCATATACAATTAAATGGTCCGCTGCTGCGTTATATGGAGGTGGAGCGGACACCACTGTCTCAACTCTCATCGGCTTCATCCTAGCCATGACCATGTTCCCCGAAGCCCAAcgcaaagcccaagaagaaatcGATAGAGTTACTGGTGGCACTCGTATACCTGTGCTTGCTGACATGGATCAAATGCCATATGTTGCCGCGATGGTATCCGAAGCACTCCGGTGGTGCCCAATCCTTCCAATGGGCGTCCCTCATGCCATGTCTGAGGACATGACATACAAAGGCTACGACTTGCCAAAAGGAGCCTACATATTTCCATCCATATGGAGCTTCACCCACGACCCTGCTGTTTACGCTGACCCCGACACGTTTGCCCCTGGACGCTTTCTCGCGCCGCGAAACGAGCCTGACCCGCGATGGACAGTCTTTGGCTTTGGAAGAAGAGTGTGTCCCGGACGATACCTCGCTGACTCTTCACTGTTTCTCAACTTGGCCTATCTCGTGGCTGTTTTCGACATCAGCAAGGCGACCGACGAACACGGCAATATTATTGAGCCAAAGTTGGATTTTGAGGCGGGCATTATTGCGAAGCCAAAACCGTTCCCATTCAAGATTACTCCGAGAAGTGAGAGACATGCAGAGCTGATAAGGAGTATTGAGAAGGAGCATCCCTGGGAGGAGAGTGATGCTTCTCTGCTCGGTGAAttgccgcctccatcacATTGA